One Ricinus communis isolate WT05 ecotype wild-type chromosome 2, ASM1957865v1, whole genome shotgun sequence DNA segment encodes these proteins:
- the LOC8283225 gene encoding type IV inositol polyphosphate 5-phosphatase 3 isoform X5 gives MKYTQTMKSRSSKNQAELFWPRIVVRKLLNITARDSDYSADSDTDDEDSDYASDTEELPVSRRESRFKANKIEDPQVDPSNDALPLLRRRKSETFRKQYISTKELRVSVGTWNVGGKLPPDDLDIDDWIDTNEPADIYVFGLQEIVPLNAGNIFGAEDSRPVPKWESIIRDTLNRIRPTRTKVKCYSDPLSPSKFKPSDDAPDIEEEMLFESDSDIGEEIHPLDEEPDCLDEVEDQSDVGDMRMNSGVAVESSGKLGVPVEQELQRQFSSPRRLNRLNCLRTEDSAGDVEAPAGDNSRKLTKMLSCNDRIGLTWPETPLNLLSQHVLQRPTSFKAMKSFRASKSFGTYNSFKSVTNDMQSELALLAETDLEALMKRKRRSSYVRIVSKQMVGIFLTIWVRRSLRKHIQNVKVSTVGVGVMGYIGNKGAISVSMSIYQTLFCFICTHLTSGEKDGDELKRNADVHEIHRRTQFHTFPGIGLPKGILDHERIIWLGDLNYRINLSYEKTRELISQKQWSELVEKDQLVRELRKGRAFDGWTEGALKFPPTYKYEMNSDKYYGADPKAGRRVPAWCDRILSYGKGMRLLSYGRTELKLSDHRPVAATYMAEAEVFCHRKLQRALTYTDAEIENEEVIEASLDVGMGHLRLEQDISLWER, from the exons ATGAAATATACACAGACCATGAAGTCTCGCTCTTCTAAGAACCAAGCGGAG CTGTTTTGGCCGAGAATCGTTGTGCGTAAATTGCTCAATATCACTGCTAGAGACTCTGATTATAGTGCTGACAGTGATACTGATGATGAAGACTCTGATTATGCTTCTGATACTGAAG AATTGCCGGTGTCCAGGAGAGAATCACGGTTTAAAGCTAACAAAATAGAGGATCCCCAGGTTGATCCCAGCAACG ATGCTCTTCCATTATTAAGGAGGCGAAAATCAGAAACGTTTAGGAAACAGTATATAAGCACAAAGGAACTCAG AGTATCCGTTGGTACATGGAATGTTGGAGGAAAACTTCCACCTGATGACCTAGATATTGATGATTGGATTGATACTAATGAACCTGCAGACATCTATGTGTTCGG TCTTCAGGAGATTGTACCATTGAATGCTGGGAATATATTTGGTGCTGAAGATAGCCGCCCAGTTCCGAAGTGGGAAAGTATTATCCGTGATACACTAAATAGAATTCGACCTACAAGGACCAAGGTTAAATGCTATAGTGATCCCCTATCTCCATCAAAGTTTAAGCCATCTGATGATGCGCCAGATATAGAAGAGGAGATGCTATTTGAAAGTGATAGTGATATTGGAGAGGAAATTCATCCATTGGATGAAGAACCTGACTGTTTGGATGAAGTTGAAGATCAATCAGATGTAGGTGACATGCGTATGAATTCTGGCGTTGCAGTCGAAAGTAGTGGTAAATTAGGTGTTCCCGTAGAACAGGAGTTACAGAGACAATTTTCTTCTCCAAGGAGattaaatagattaaattGCTTGCGGACAGAGGATTCTGCTGGAGATGTTGAAGCACCAGCAGGTGATAACAGTCGTAAATTAACCAAAATGCTTAGCTGCAATGACAGGATTGGTTTGACCTGGCCAGAAACCCCATTAAACTTGCTGTCTCAGCATGTTTTACAGAGACCGACTTCCTTCAAAGCAATGAAGTCTTTTAGAGCAAGCAAGTCTTTTGGAACATATAATTCTTTCAAGTCAGTCACAAATGACATGCAATCAGAATTAGCTTTGCTTGCAGAAACTGACCTTGAAGCTCTTATGAAACGTAAAAGAAGATCATCATATGTAAGGATAGTAAGTAAGCAGATGGTTGGGATTTTTCTCACAATTTGGGTTCGTAGGAGCTTGCGCAAGCACATTCAGAATGTGAAAGTGTCTACTGTTGGTGTCGGTGTCATGGGCTACATCGGTAACAAA GGAGCAATATCAGTCAGCATGTCTATATATCAGActcttttctgttttatatGTACTCACCTCACGTCAGGTGAAAAGGATGGAGATGAACTCAAAAGAAATGCTGATGTGCATGAAATTCATAGAAGGACTCAATTTCATACATTTCCTGGTATTGGTCTTCCGAAAGGCATCCTTGATCACGA AAGAATTATTTGGCTGGGTGATTTGAACTACCGAATCAACTTGTCGTATGAAAAAACACGCGAACTGATCTCCCAGAAGCAGTGGTCCGAGTTAGTGGAGAAGGATCAG CTTGTAAGAGAGCTAAGAAAAGGTCGTGCATTTGATGGATGGACAGAGGGTGCACTAAAATTTCCACCAACTTATAAGTACGAGATGAATTCAGACAAATATTATGGAGCAGATCCAAAGGCTGGGAGGCGTGTGCCAGCATG GTGTGATCGCATTCTGTCATACGGAAAGGGAATGAGGCTTCTGAGTTACGGGAGAACAGAGCTCAAGCTTTCAGATCATCGACCTGTAGCAGCCACATATATGGCTGAAGCTGAAGTATTCTGTCATAGGAAGCTACAGCGGGCACTCACATACACGGATGCAGAGATAGAAAACGAGGAAGTCATAGAAGCAAGCTTAGATGTTGGAATGGGTCACTTGAGATTGGAGCAG GATATTTCTCTATGGGAGCGTTAA
- the LOC8283225 gene encoding type IV inositol polyphosphate 5-phosphatase 3 isoform X2 — translation MKYTQTMKSRSSKNQAESKSWVETCCLGCSCLQLFWPRIVVRKLLNITARDSDYSADSDTDDEDSDYASDTEELPVSRRESRFKANKIEDPQVDPSNDALPLLRRRKSETFRKQYISTKELRVSVGTWNVGGKLPPDDLDIDDWIDTNEPADIYVFGLQEIVPLNAGNIFGAEDSRPVPKWESIIRDTLNRIRPTRTKVKCYSDPLSPSKFKPSDDAPDIEEEMLFESDSDIGEEIHPLDEEPDCLDEVEDQSDVGDMRMNSGVAVESSGKLGVPVEQELQRQFSSPRRLNRLNCLRTEDSAGDVEAPAGDNSRKLTKMLSCNDRIGLTWPETPLNLLSQHVLQRPTSFKAMKSFRASKSFGTYNSFKSVTNDMQSELALLAETDLEALMKRKRRSSYVRIVSKQMVGIFLTIWVRRSLRKHIQNVKVSTVGVGVMGYIGNKGAISVSMSIYQTLFCFICTHLTSGEKDGDELKRNADVHEIHRRTQFHTFPGIGLPKGILDHERIIWLGDLNYRINLSYEKTRELISQKQWSELVEKDQLVRELRKGRAFDGWTEGALKFPPTYKYEMNSDKYYGADPKAGRRVPAWCDRILSYGKGMRLLSYGRTELKLSDHRPVAATYMAEAEVFCHRKLQRALTYTDAEIENEEVIEASLDVGMGHLRLEQDISLWER, via the exons ATGAAATATACACAGACCATGAAGTCTCGCTCTTCTAAGAACCAAGCGGAG AGCAAAAGTTGGGTTGAAACGTGTTGTTTGGGTTGTTCGTGCCTGCAGCTGTTTTGGCCGAGAATCGTTGTGCGTAAATTGCTCAATATCACTGCTAGAGACTCTGATTATAGTGCTGACAGTGATACTGATGATGAAGACTCTGATTATGCTTCTGATACTGAAG AATTGCCGGTGTCCAGGAGAGAATCACGGTTTAAAGCTAACAAAATAGAGGATCCCCAGGTTGATCCCAGCAACG ATGCTCTTCCATTATTAAGGAGGCGAAAATCAGAAACGTTTAGGAAACAGTATATAAGCACAAAGGAACTCAG AGTATCCGTTGGTACATGGAATGTTGGAGGAAAACTTCCACCTGATGACCTAGATATTGATGATTGGATTGATACTAATGAACCTGCAGACATCTATGTGTTCGG TCTTCAGGAGATTGTACCATTGAATGCTGGGAATATATTTGGTGCTGAAGATAGCCGCCCAGTTCCGAAGTGGGAAAGTATTATCCGTGATACACTAAATAGAATTCGACCTACAAGGACCAAGGTTAAATGCTATAGTGATCCCCTATCTCCATCAAAGTTTAAGCCATCTGATGATGCGCCAGATATAGAAGAGGAGATGCTATTTGAAAGTGATAGTGATATTGGAGAGGAAATTCATCCATTGGATGAAGAACCTGACTGTTTGGATGAAGTTGAAGATCAATCAGATGTAGGTGACATGCGTATGAATTCTGGCGTTGCAGTCGAAAGTAGTGGTAAATTAGGTGTTCCCGTAGAACAGGAGTTACAGAGACAATTTTCTTCTCCAAGGAGattaaatagattaaattGCTTGCGGACAGAGGATTCTGCTGGAGATGTTGAAGCACCAGCAGGTGATAACAGTCGTAAATTAACCAAAATGCTTAGCTGCAATGACAGGATTGGTTTGACCTGGCCAGAAACCCCATTAAACTTGCTGTCTCAGCATGTTTTACAGAGACCGACTTCCTTCAAAGCAATGAAGTCTTTTAGAGCAAGCAAGTCTTTTGGAACATATAATTCTTTCAAGTCAGTCACAAATGACATGCAATCAGAATTAGCTTTGCTTGCAGAAACTGACCTTGAAGCTCTTATGAAACGTAAAAGAAGATCATCATATGTAAGGATAGTAAGTAAGCAGATGGTTGGGATTTTTCTCACAATTTGGGTTCGTAGGAGCTTGCGCAAGCACATTCAGAATGTGAAAGTGTCTACTGTTGGTGTCGGTGTCATGGGCTACATCGGTAACAAA GGAGCAATATCAGTCAGCATGTCTATATATCAGActcttttctgttttatatGTACTCACCTCACGTCAGGTGAAAAGGATGGAGATGAACTCAAAAGAAATGCTGATGTGCATGAAATTCATAGAAGGACTCAATTTCATACATTTCCTGGTATTGGTCTTCCGAAAGGCATCCTTGATCACGA AAGAATTATTTGGCTGGGTGATTTGAACTACCGAATCAACTTGTCGTATGAAAAAACACGCGAACTGATCTCCCAGAAGCAGTGGTCCGAGTTAGTGGAGAAGGATCAG CTTGTAAGAGAGCTAAGAAAAGGTCGTGCATTTGATGGATGGACAGAGGGTGCACTAAAATTTCCACCAACTTATAAGTACGAGATGAATTCAGACAAATATTATGGAGCAGATCCAAAGGCTGGGAGGCGTGTGCCAGCATG GTGTGATCGCATTCTGTCATACGGAAAGGGAATGAGGCTTCTGAGTTACGGGAGAACAGAGCTCAAGCTTTCAGATCATCGACCTGTAGCAGCCACATATATGGCTGAAGCTGAAGTATTCTGTCATAGGAAGCTACAGCGGGCACTCACATACACGGATGCAGAGATAGAAAACGAGGAAGTCATAGAAGCAAGCTTAGATGTTGGAATGGGTCACTTGAGATTGGAGCAG GATATTTCTCTATGGGAGCGTTAA
- the LOC8283225 gene encoding type IV inositol polyphosphate 5-phosphatase 3 isoform X1 — protein MKYTQTMKSRSSKNQAERELEQSKSWVETCCLGCSCLQLFWPRIVVRKLLNITARDSDYSADSDTDDEDSDYASDTEELPVSRRESRFKANKIEDPQVDPSNDALPLLRRRKSETFRKQYISTKELRVSVGTWNVGGKLPPDDLDIDDWIDTNEPADIYVFGLQEIVPLNAGNIFGAEDSRPVPKWESIIRDTLNRIRPTRTKVKCYSDPLSPSKFKPSDDAPDIEEEMLFESDSDIGEEIHPLDEEPDCLDEVEDQSDVGDMRMNSGVAVESSGKLGVPVEQELQRQFSSPRRLNRLNCLRTEDSAGDVEAPAGDNSRKLTKMLSCNDRIGLTWPETPLNLLSQHVLQRPTSFKAMKSFRASKSFGTYNSFKSVTNDMQSELALLAETDLEALMKRKRRSSYVRIVSKQMVGIFLTIWVRRSLRKHIQNVKVSTVGVGVMGYIGNKGAISVSMSIYQTLFCFICTHLTSGEKDGDELKRNADVHEIHRRTQFHTFPGIGLPKGILDHERIIWLGDLNYRINLSYEKTRELISQKQWSELVEKDQLVRELRKGRAFDGWTEGALKFPPTYKYEMNSDKYYGADPKAGRRVPAWCDRILSYGKGMRLLSYGRTELKLSDHRPVAATYMAEAEVFCHRKLQRALTYTDAEIENEEVIEASLDVGMGHLRLEQDISLWER, from the exons ATGAAATATACACAGACCATGAAGTCTCGCTCTTCTAAGAACCAAGCGGAG AGAGAACTTGAACAGAGCAAAAGTTGGGTTGAAACGTGTTGTTTGGGTTGTTCGTGCCTGCAGCTGTTTTGGCCGAGAATCGTTGTGCGTAAATTGCTCAATATCACTGCTAGAGACTCTGATTATAGTGCTGACAGTGATACTGATGATGAAGACTCTGATTATGCTTCTGATACTGAAG AATTGCCGGTGTCCAGGAGAGAATCACGGTTTAAAGCTAACAAAATAGAGGATCCCCAGGTTGATCCCAGCAACG ATGCTCTTCCATTATTAAGGAGGCGAAAATCAGAAACGTTTAGGAAACAGTATATAAGCACAAAGGAACTCAG AGTATCCGTTGGTACATGGAATGTTGGAGGAAAACTTCCACCTGATGACCTAGATATTGATGATTGGATTGATACTAATGAACCTGCAGACATCTATGTGTTCGG TCTTCAGGAGATTGTACCATTGAATGCTGGGAATATATTTGGTGCTGAAGATAGCCGCCCAGTTCCGAAGTGGGAAAGTATTATCCGTGATACACTAAATAGAATTCGACCTACAAGGACCAAGGTTAAATGCTATAGTGATCCCCTATCTCCATCAAAGTTTAAGCCATCTGATGATGCGCCAGATATAGAAGAGGAGATGCTATTTGAAAGTGATAGTGATATTGGAGAGGAAATTCATCCATTGGATGAAGAACCTGACTGTTTGGATGAAGTTGAAGATCAATCAGATGTAGGTGACATGCGTATGAATTCTGGCGTTGCAGTCGAAAGTAGTGGTAAATTAGGTGTTCCCGTAGAACAGGAGTTACAGAGACAATTTTCTTCTCCAAGGAGattaaatagattaaattGCTTGCGGACAGAGGATTCTGCTGGAGATGTTGAAGCACCAGCAGGTGATAACAGTCGTAAATTAACCAAAATGCTTAGCTGCAATGACAGGATTGGTTTGACCTGGCCAGAAACCCCATTAAACTTGCTGTCTCAGCATGTTTTACAGAGACCGACTTCCTTCAAAGCAATGAAGTCTTTTAGAGCAAGCAAGTCTTTTGGAACATATAATTCTTTCAAGTCAGTCACAAATGACATGCAATCAGAATTAGCTTTGCTTGCAGAAACTGACCTTGAAGCTCTTATGAAACGTAAAAGAAGATCATCATATGTAAGGATAGTAAGTAAGCAGATGGTTGGGATTTTTCTCACAATTTGGGTTCGTAGGAGCTTGCGCAAGCACATTCAGAATGTGAAAGTGTCTACTGTTGGTGTCGGTGTCATGGGCTACATCGGTAACAAA GGAGCAATATCAGTCAGCATGTCTATATATCAGActcttttctgttttatatGTACTCACCTCACGTCAGGTGAAAAGGATGGAGATGAACTCAAAAGAAATGCTGATGTGCATGAAATTCATAGAAGGACTCAATTTCATACATTTCCTGGTATTGGTCTTCCGAAAGGCATCCTTGATCACGA AAGAATTATTTGGCTGGGTGATTTGAACTACCGAATCAACTTGTCGTATGAAAAAACACGCGAACTGATCTCCCAGAAGCAGTGGTCCGAGTTAGTGGAGAAGGATCAG CTTGTAAGAGAGCTAAGAAAAGGTCGTGCATTTGATGGATGGACAGAGGGTGCACTAAAATTTCCACCAACTTATAAGTACGAGATGAATTCAGACAAATATTATGGAGCAGATCCAAAGGCTGGGAGGCGTGTGCCAGCATG GTGTGATCGCATTCTGTCATACGGAAAGGGAATGAGGCTTCTGAGTTACGGGAGAACAGAGCTCAAGCTTTCAGATCATCGACCTGTAGCAGCCACATATATGGCTGAAGCTGAAGTATTCTGTCATAGGAAGCTACAGCGGGCACTCACATACACGGATGCAGAGATAGAAAACGAGGAAGTCATAGAAGCAAGCTTAGATGTTGGAATGGGTCACTTGAGATTGGAGCAG GATATTTCTCTATGGGAGCGTTAA
- the LOC8283225 gene encoding type IV inositol polyphosphate 5-phosphatase 3 isoform X6, translating to MKSRSSKNQAELFWPRIVVRKLLNITARDSDYSADSDTDDEDSDYASDTEELPVSRRESRFKANKIEDPQVDPSNDALPLLRRRKSETFRKQYISTKELRVSVGTWNVGGKLPPDDLDIDDWIDTNEPADIYVFGLQEIVPLNAGNIFGAEDSRPVPKWESIIRDTLNRIRPTRTKVKCYSDPLSPSKFKPSDDAPDIEEEMLFESDSDIGEEIHPLDEEPDCLDEVEDQSDVGDMRMNSGVAVESSGKLGVPVEQELQRQFSSPRRLNRLNCLRTEDSAGDVEAPAGDNSRKLTKMLSCNDRIGLTWPETPLNLLSQHVLQRPTSFKAMKSFRASKSFGTYNSFKSVTNDMQSELALLAETDLEALMKRKRRSSYVRIVSKQMVGIFLTIWVRRSLRKHIQNVKVSTVGVGVMGYIGNKGAISVSMSIYQTLFCFICTHLTSGEKDGDELKRNADVHEIHRRTQFHTFPGIGLPKGILDHERIIWLGDLNYRINLSYEKTRELISQKQWSELVEKDQLVRELRKGRAFDGWTEGALKFPPTYKYEMNSDKYYGADPKAGRRVPAWCDRILSYGKGMRLLSYGRTELKLSDHRPVAATYMAEAEVFCHRKLQRALTYTDAEIENEEVIEASLDVGMGHLRLEQDISLWER from the exons ATGAAGTCTCGCTCTTCTAAGAACCAAGCGGAG CTGTTTTGGCCGAGAATCGTTGTGCGTAAATTGCTCAATATCACTGCTAGAGACTCTGATTATAGTGCTGACAGTGATACTGATGATGAAGACTCTGATTATGCTTCTGATACTGAAG AATTGCCGGTGTCCAGGAGAGAATCACGGTTTAAAGCTAACAAAATAGAGGATCCCCAGGTTGATCCCAGCAACG ATGCTCTTCCATTATTAAGGAGGCGAAAATCAGAAACGTTTAGGAAACAGTATATAAGCACAAAGGAACTCAG AGTATCCGTTGGTACATGGAATGTTGGAGGAAAACTTCCACCTGATGACCTAGATATTGATGATTGGATTGATACTAATGAACCTGCAGACATCTATGTGTTCGG TCTTCAGGAGATTGTACCATTGAATGCTGGGAATATATTTGGTGCTGAAGATAGCCGCCCAGTTCCGAAGTGGGAAAGTATTATCCGTGATACACTAAATAGAATTCGACCTACAAGGACCAAGGTTAAATGCTATAGTGATCCCCTATCTCCATCAAAGTTTAAGCCATCTGATGATGCGCCAGATATAGAAGAGGAGATGCTATTTGAAAGTGATAGTGATATTGGAGAGGAAATTCATCCATTGGATGAAGAACCTGACTGTTTGGATGAAGTTGAAGATCAATCAGATGTAGGTGACATGCGTATGAATTCTGGCGTTGCAGTCGAAAGTAGTGGTAAATTAGGTGTTCCCGTAGAACAGGAGTTACAGAGACAATTTTCTTCTCCAAGGAGattaaatagattaaattGCTTGCGGACAGAGGATTCTGCTGGAGATGTTGAAGCACCAGCAGGTGATAACAGTCGTAAATTAACCAAAATGCTTAGCTGCAATGACAGGATTGGTTTGACCTGGCCAGAAACCCCATTAAACTTGCTGTCTCAGCATGTTTTACAGAGACCGACTTCCTTCAAAGCAATGAAGTCTTTTAGAGCAAGCAAGTCTTTTGGAACATATAATTCTTTCAAGTCAGTCACAAATGACATGCAATCAGAATTAGCTTTGCTTGCAGAAACTGACCTTGAAGCTCTTATGAAACGTAAAAGAAGATCATCATATGTAAGGATAGTAAGTAAGCAGATGGTTGGGATTTTTCTCACAATTTGGGTTCGTAGGAGCTTGCGCAAGCACATTCAGAATGTGAAAGTGTCTACTGTTGGTGTCGGTGTCATGGGCTACATCGGTAACAAA GGAGCAATATCAGTCAGCATGTCTATATATCAGActcttttctgttttatatGTACTCACCTCACGTCAGGTGAAAAGGATGGAGATGAACTCAAAAGAAATGCTGATGTGCATGAAATTCATAGAAGGACTCAATTTCATACATTTCCTGGTATTGGTCTTCCGAAAGGCATCCTTGATCACGA AAGAATTATTTGGCTGGGTGATTTGAACTACCGAATCAACTTGTCGTATGAAAAAACACGCGAACTGATCTCCCAGAAGCAGTGGTCCGAGTTAGTGGAGAAGGATCAG CTTGTAAGAGAGCTAAGAAAAGGTCGTGCATTTGATGGATGGACAGAGGGTGCACTAAAATTTCCACCAACTTATAAGTACGAGATGAATTCAGACAAATATTATGGAGCAGATCCAAAGGCTGGGAGGCGTGTGCCAGCATG GTGTGATCGCATTCTGTCATACGGAAAGGGAATGAGGCTTCTGAGTTACGGGAGAACAGAGCTCAAGCTTTCAGATCATCGACCTGTAGCAGCCACATATATGGCTGAAGCTGAAGTATTCTGTCATAGGAAGCTACAGCGGGCACTCACATACACGGATGCAGAGATAGAAAACGAGGAAGTCATAGAAGCAAGCTTAGATGTTGGAATGGGTCACTTGAGATTGGAGCAG GATATTTCTCTATGGGAGCGTTAA
- the LOC8283225 gene encoding type IV inositol polyphosphate 5-phosphatase 3 isoform X4, whose product MKSRSSKNQAESKSWVETCCLGCSCLQLFWPRIVVRKLLNITARDSDYSADSDTDDEDSDYASDTEELPVSRRESRFKANKIEDPQVDPSNDALPLLRRRKSETFRKQYISTKELRVSVGTWNVGGKLPPDDLDIDDWIDTNEPADIYVFGLQEIVPLNAGNIFGAEDSRPVPKWESIIRDTLNRIRPTRTKVKCYSDPLSPSKFKPSDDAPDIEEEMLFESDSDIGEEIHPLDEEPDCLDEVEDQSDVGDMRMNSGVAVESSGKLGVPVEQELQRQFSSPRRLNRLNCLRTEDSAGDVEAPAGDNSRKLTKMLSCNDRIGLTWPETPLNLLSQHVLQRPTSFKAMKSFRASKSFGTYNSFKSVTNDMQSELALLAETDLEALMKRKRRSSYVRIVSKQMVGIFLTIWVRRSLRKHIQNVKVSTVGVGVMGYIGNKGAISVSMSIYQTLFCFICTHLTSGEKDGDELKRNADVHEIHRRTQFHTFPGIGLPKGILDHERIIWLGDLNYRINLSYEKTRELISQKQWSELVEKDQLVRELRKGRAFDGWTEGALKFPPTYKYEMNSDKYYGADPKAGRRVPAWCDRILSYGKGMRLLSYGRTELKLSDHRPVAATYMAEAEVFCHRKLQRALTYTDAEIENEEVIEASLDVGMGHLRLEQDISLWER is encoded by the exons ATGAAGTCTCGCTCTTCTAAGAACCAAGCGGAG AGCAAAAGTTGGGTTGAAACGTGTTGTTTGGGTTGTTCGTGCCTGCAGCTGTTTTGGCCGAGAATCGTTGTGCGTAAATTGCTCAATATCACTGCTAGAGACTCTGATTATAGTGCTGACAGTGATACTGATGATGAAGACTCTGATTATGCTTCTGATACTGAAG AATTGCCGGTGTCCAGGAGAGAATCACGGTTTAAAGCTAACAAAATAGAGGATCCCCAGGTTGATCCCAGCAACG ATGCTCTTCCATTATTAAGGAGGCGAAAATCAGAAACGTTTAGGAAACAGTATATAAGCACAAAGGAACTCAG AGTATCCGTTGGTACATGGAATGTTGGAGGAAAACTTCCACCTGATGACCTAGATATTGATGATTGGATTGATACTAATGAACCTGCAGACATCTATGTGTTCGG TCTTCAGGAGATTGTACCATTGAATGCTGGGAATATATTTGGTGCTGAAGATAGCCGCCCAGTTCCGAAGTGGGAAAGTATTATCCGTGATACACTAAATAGAATTCGACCTACAAGGACCAAGGTTAAATGCTATAGTGATCCCCTATCTCCATCAAAGTTTAAGCCATCTGATGATGCGCCAGATATAGAAGAGGAGATGCTATTTGAAAGTGATAGTGATATTGGAGAGGAAATTCATCCATTGGATGAAGAACCTGACTGTTTGGATGAAGTTGAAGATCAATCAGATGTAGGTGACATGCGTATGAATTCTGGCGTTGCAGTCGAAAGTAGTGGTAAATTAGGTGTTCCCGTAGAACAGGAGTTACAGAGACAATTTTCTTCTCCAAGGAGattaaatagattaaattGCTTGCGGACAGAGGATTCTGCTGGAGATGTTGAAGCACCAGCAGGTGATAACAGTCGTAAATTAACCAAAATGCTTAGCTGCAATGACAGGATTGGTTTGACCTGGCCAGAAACCCCATTAAACTTGCTGTCTCAGCATGTTTTACAGAGACCGACTTCCTTCAAAGCAATGAAGTCTTTTAGAGCAAGCAAGTCTTTTGGAACATATAATTCTTTCAAGTCAGTCACAAATGACATGCAATCAGAATTAGCTTTGCTTGCAGAAACTGACCTTGAAGCTCTTATGAAACGTAAAAGAAGATCATCATATGTAAGGATAGTAAGTAAGCAGATGGTTGGGATTTTTCTCACAATTTGGGTTCGTAGGAGCTTGCGCAAGCACATTCAGAATGTGAAAGTGTCTACTGTTGGTGTCGGTGTCATGGGCTACATCGGTAACAAA GGAGCAATATCAGTCAGCATGTCTATATATCAGActcttttctgttttatatGTACTCACCTCACGTCAGGTGAAAAGGATGGAGATGAACTCAAAAGAAATGCTGATGTGCATGAAATTCATAGAAGGACTCAATTTCATACATTTCCTGGTATTGGTCTTCCGAAAGGCATCCTTGATCACGA AAGAATTATTTGGCTGGGTGATTTGAACTACCGAATCAACTTGTCGTATGAAAAAACACGCGAACTGATCTCCCAGAAGCAGTGGTCCGAGTTAGTGGAGAAGGATCAG CTTGTAAGAGAGCTAAGAAAAGGTCGTGCATTTGATGGATGGACAGAGGGTGCACTAAAATTTCCACCAACTTATAAGTACGAGATGAATTCAGACAAATATTATGGAGCAGATCCAAAGGCTGGGAGGCGTGTGCCAGCATG GTGTGATCGCATTCTGTCATACGGAAAGGGAATGAGGCTTCTGAGTTACGGGAGAACAGAGCTCAAGCTTTCAGATCATCGACCTGTAGCAGCCACATATATGGCTGAAGCTGAAGTATTCTGTCATAGGAAGCTACAGCGGGCACTCACATACACGGATGCAGAGATAGAAAACGAGGAAGTCATAGAAGCAAGCTTAGATGTTGGAATGGGTCACTTGAGATTGGAGCAG GATATTTCTCTATGGGAGCGTTAA